In Salinigranum marinum, one DNA window encodes the following:
- a CDS encoding TCP-1/cpn60 chaperonin family protein, with the protein MQRPEIDQTEHDVELKFPRANIIAVEAISRVLASSLGPASRDKLVVRQLETREDSSAAPSFDDYVATSDGATILDKLPLGHPIGRLVGGILGPEQTDEETVEGAEIRDGVSTTVVLLAAMLSEAESLIERGVHPYTVCAGYMRGLDVALRTIDEETRELSLPPKAHSAEWHVARTALTGNDVGGFAERWAEAAVEVVETIGMPDEVTMAVRATRTGSIADSRVIHGAVLDRNKLCHSEMPTRVTDAKVLVLSGYDSGGGLQDPDTKKIRVETDDPETIAGIDEPLVARRRAVVETLVAAGVDVVVARQGIIPAYQQLLVDNGIVGIRGVNRIDLQQVALATGAALVQDITDVSEDDLGRAGVVEEVTGDSRPGSKRTRRMVVFDGCSDPNSVCIQLHGVSGQLAEQATTMLRQAAAAVATAKGYGGAQPGIVPGGGAVDVRIAQRLRHAARSEGSRVGLAMEAFADAAEEVPATLARNAGLDALTTVANAKTKQDSEGSTAGLILPQGTIGDVLDAGVVDPTANRKQIYVTATELAVLVLRVDDAIDAEFTETAPDPDDAIYDDVAEQQQDHLKRNPDSHRFDELSD; encoded by the coding sequence ATGCAACGGCCAGAAATCGATCAAACCGAACACGACGTGGAGCTGAAGTTCCCGAGAGCGAACATCATCGCGGTCGAGGCCATCTCACGTGTTCTCGCGTCGAGTCTGGGACCGGCCTCCCGGGACAAACTCGTGGTACGACAGCTGGAAACGAGGGAAGACTCGTCGGCGGCCCCCTCGTTCGACGATTACGTCGCGACGAGCGACGGGGCGACGATTCTCGACAAACTGCCTCTTGGACATCCGATCGGTCGGCTCGTCGGTGGCATCCTCGGGCCAGAACAGACCGACGAAGAGACCGTCGAAGGGGCGGAAATCCGTGACGGCGTCTCGACGACGGTGGTACTGCTCGCCGCCATGCTCAGTGAGGCAGAGTCACTCATCGAGCGGGGAGTCCATCCATACACGGTCTGTGCGGGCTACATGCGAGGGCTCGACGTGGCGCTCCGCACGATCGACGAGGAGACGCGAGAGCTGTCGCTCCCACCGAAAGCACACAGCGCCGAGTGGCACGTCGCTCGGACCGCGCTCACGGGAAACGACGTCGGTGGGTTCGCCGAACGGTGGGCCGAGGCCGCCGTTGAGGTCGTCGAAACGATCGGCATGCCGGACGAGGTCACGATGGCGGTCCGAGCCACGCGAACCGGGTCGATAGCCGACTCGCGGGTGATCCACGGGGCGGTCCTCGACAGGAACAAGCTCTGTCACTCCGAGATGCCAACCCGCGTCACCGACGCGAAGGTCCTCGTCCTCTCGGGGTACGATTCCGGGGGCGGATTACAGGATCCGGACACGAAGAAGATCAGAGTCGAAACGGACGATCCAGAGACGATCGCGGGGATCGACGAACCGCTCGTCGCCCGTCGCCGGGCGGTCGTCGAAACGCTGGTCGCGGCGGGAGTCGACGTCGTCGTCGCACGCCAGGGGATCATTCCGGCGTATCAGCAGCTGCTCGTCGACAACGGCATCGTGGGGATTCGAGGTGTGAACCGGATCGACCTCCAGCAGGTCGCACTGGCAACCGGTGCCGCACTGGTGCAGGACATCACCGACGTGTCCGAGGACGATCTCGGACGGGCCGGCGTCGTCGAGGAGGTCACAGGTGACTCGAGGCCGGGTAGTAAGCGGACTCGCCGGATGGTGGTGTTCGACGGCTGCTCCGACCCGAACTCCGTCTGCATCCAGTTACACGGCGTCAGTGGACAGCTCGCGGAACAGGCCACGACGATGCTCCGACAGGCCGCCGCTGCGGTCGCGACGGCGAAAGGCTACGGCGGAGCACAGCCAGGTATCGTCCCGGGTGGGGGAGCAGTCGACGTCCGGATCGCCCAGCGACTCCGACACGCGGCGAGGAGCGAGGGTTCGCGGGTCGGGCTGGCGATGGAAGCGTTCGCGGACGCAGCCGAAGAGGTACCGGCGACCCTCGCGAGAAACGCCGGGCTCGACGCGCTCACGACGGTGGCGAACGCGAAGACGAAGCAGGACAGCGAGGGTTCGACCGCTGGCTTGATACTCCCGCAAGGAACCATCGGTGACGTCTTGGATGCGGGCGTCGTCGACCCGACTGCGAACCGAAAACAGATCTACGTGACCGCGACCGAACTGGCCGTTCTCGTGTTGCGGGTCGACGACGCCATCGACGCCGAGTTTACCGAAACGGCTCCTGACCCCGACGACGCGATCTACGACGACGTCGCCGAACAGCAGCAAGACCACCTCAAGCGGAACCCGGACAGCCACCGGTTCGACGAGTTGTCGGACTGA
- a CDS encoding hydantoinase/oxoprolinase family protein, whose translation MRFQICIDIGGTFTDLYLWDEEERESDSIKVATTPDDLTAGFMNAIAEAGARCGLSARELLANTTRLIHGTTISTNAMLEGEVDRTGLITTEGFRDTLVLREGGKYNPYDWDMDYPDPYVPRELTVGVDERITAEGDVEEPIDRDDVRSAVESLKAKDVEAIAVSLLWSHVNPAHEDTIGDVIEEVAPDLHYSLSHEVNPIIREYRRTVSTCIDASLYGLIRDYFSDLKETLVQYGYEDEPLIITANGGIMTAEEVSRNPIWTVDSGPTMFPVSSRAYVRSELNNDNVIALDMGGTSFDMAVVQNGTIPRTREATVGDDLLGIEKVEVESIGSGGGSIAWIDRGGLLHVGPKSAGSQPGPVCYGRGGEEPTVTDAALVLGYLSEEYFLGGKMTPDTEAAERAIETKIGDRLGLSVEEAARLIYATSAQDLINGIQEVTVERGIDPRQYVLSGGGGALGMFAAQVAGELQIEELLLPRKAGVVSATGGLLSDVRRDFSASLHTVSDGFDFDEVNDTLRSLEADAEAFFDRLGIDQDRRKLNFYTEARYPQQIWELQTDIPSSRVDEDDLDRLSENFHQVHDNTYGFSQADEAVEFLYWRVEAVGRTEELGHPTVDGADSPVSSAVHDEREAFFDGEYVDAKAYDDSALAPGHEIDGPAFIDADTTTVVLPPGSQLSITEANNYYINP comes from the coding sequence ATGCGCTTTCAGATCTGTATCGACATCGGCGGGACGTTCACCGACCTGTACCTCTGGGACGAGGAGGAACGCGAATCGGACTCGATCAAAGTCGCGACGACTCCCGACGACCTCACGGCCGGGTTCATGAACGCGATCGCGGAGGCTGGCGCGCGGTGCGGCCTTTCCGCACGGGAACTCCTCGCAAACACGACGCGACTGATACACGGCACGACCATCTCGACGAACGCGATGCTGGAGGGAGAGGTCGATCGCACGGGGTTGATCACGACCGAAGGGTTCCGCGACACACTGGTACTCCGAGAGGGTGGGAAGTACAACCCGTACGACTGGGATATGGACTACCCGGACCCGTACGTCCCTCGAGAACTCACCGTTGGGGTCGACGAACGGATAACCGCAGAGGGTGACGTCGAAGAGCCGATCGACCGCGACGACGTACGGAGCGCGGTCGAGTCTCTCAAGGCGAAGGACGTCGAGGCGATCGCGGTGTCGCTTCTGTGGAGCCACGTCAACCCCGCACACGAGGACACGATCGGAGACGTAATCGAAGAGGTGGCACCGGATCTCCACTACTCACTGAGTCACGAGGTCAATCCGATCATCCGCGAGTACCGCCGAACGGTTTCGACCTGCATCGACGCCTCCCTGTACGGTCTCATTCGGGATTATTTCAGCGATTTGAAAGAGACTCTGGTGCAGTACGGGTACGAGGACGAACCGCTGATCATCACCGCAAACGGGGGCATCATGACTGCTGAAGAGGTCTCTCGGAATCCGATCTGGACCGTGGATTCGGGTCCGACGATGTTCCCGGTCTCGTCGCGGGCGTACGTCCGGTCCGAGCTCAACAACGACAACGTGATCGCGCTCGATATGGGTGGAACGAGTTTCGACATGGCCGTCGTTCAGAACGGCACCATCCCACGTACGCGGGAGGCTACGGTCGGCGACGACCTCCTCGGGATCGAGAAGGTCGAAGTCGAGAGCATCGGGTCAGGCGGTGGCAGTATCGCGTGGATCGACAGAGGGGGACTGCTCCACGTCGGCCCGAAGAGTGCCGGCTCCCAGCCAGGACCGGTGTGTTACGGCCGCGGCGGTGAGGAGCCGACTGTCACTGACGCCGCGCTCGTGCTCGGTTATCTCAGCGAGGAGTACTTCCTGGGGGGGAAAATGACCCCTGATACGGAGGCAGCCGAACGAGCGATCGAGACGAAAATCGGAGACAGACTCGGCCTGAGTGTCGAGGAGGCCGCTCGGCTGATCTACGCGACCTCGGCGCAGGACCTGATCAACGGTATTCAGGAAGTGACGGTCGAACGTGGGATCGACCCGCGACAGTACGTCCTCTCAGGTGGTGGGGGTGCGTTGGGGATGTTTGCCGCACAGGTCGCCGGCGAGCTCCAGATCGAGGAACTGCTCCTCCCGCGTAAGGCGGGCGTGGTCAGTGCGACTGGTGGGCTCCTCTCGGACGTCCGTCGAGACTTCTCTGCGAGTCTGCATACGGTCAGCGACGGGTTCGACTTCGACGAAGTAAACGACACCCTGAGATCGCTTGAGGCCGACGCAGAGGCGTTCTTCGACCGTCTCGGCATCGACCAGGACCGCCGGAAGCTGAACTTCTACACCGAGGCGCGGTATCCACAGCAGATCTGGGAGCTACAGACGGACATCCCCTCGTCTCGGGTCGACGAGGACGACCTCGACCGACTGTCGGAGAACTTCCACCAGGTGCACGACAACACGTACGGGTTCAGTCAGGCCGACGAAGCAGTGGAGTTCCTCTACTGGCGGGTCGAGGCAGTCGGTCGAACGGAGGAACTCGGCCATCCGACGGTGGACGGAGCGGACAGCCCGGTCTCCAGCGCAGTTCACGACGAGCGTGAGGCGTTCTTCGATGGGGAGTACGTCGACGCGAAGGCGTACGACGACTCCGCGCTCGCTCCCGGTCACGAGATCGACGGGCCCGCGTTCATCGACGCCGATACCACGACGGTCGTGCTCCCGCCCGGAAGCCAGCTCAGCATCACCGAAGCGAACAACTACTACATCAACCCCTGA